Genomic segment of Agrobacterium larrymoorei:
CGTAAGCGCACCATAGAAAGCGTGGACGAGGAGCAATATAATGGAGAAACAAGGGATTTTTTCAATCTGGTCGGAGTGAGAGGATTCGAACCTCCGACCCCGTCGTCCCGAACGACGTGCGCTACCAGACTGCGCTACACTCCGTGACCAGCGGCGTTTCTATAGACCAGCCTCCTGCTTTGGACAAGCATCGATCACGAATTTTTTGTGACAGGGGGACGCCGGAGTTCAGGTGCCAATTCAGTGTGGTGAAAATCGTTACAAAAAAGCAATTGTGGCAGGAAATTTTCAACGGATGTGCACTTCCTACTCCCCGTCTTTCGTAAATCTGTTAGGGGAACATCATCTCCGGCGAAAGAGCCGGATCGGCACAAAAGGACGTTTCATCATGCGATTTCGCAGCGTAATGCTTGCAGGGCTTGCCATTGCCCTGTCCGCTTGCACGACAACCCCATCCATCTCTGCCAAGAGCCCGGTCGAAACCCGCTGGGTTGGCCAGTCCGCTGGCGTCTTCTTCGCCAAGTTCGGCCCGCCGCTGAGCGACGTCGATTCCGGCAGCACCACGACCTATACATGGCGCGGTGGCTACAAGACGGCCAAGATTCCGGCGAAGTATGAAGAGAAGGATGGCAAGCGCGGCCGCCAGATTTCGTCTGCCCGCACGTCCTACCTGTCCTGCACGGTTCAGCTGACTGTTGGCGAAGACTACAAGATTCGCTCGATCCGCACCGTTTCCGACCGCCCGGGCGTGAACGGCCCGAGCTACTGCGCGGAATTCCTCGCTGCGGAATAATCTCCGCCTTTTCGGCAATCAAAGTAACCCGCTTCAGCTCGAGGCGGGTTTTTCTTTGTCGCGGCGCAAAACCTATCGGAATTATGTGCCAAAATGCGGCGCGCAGATCAGCCATGCGTATTAAACATGGCTACCACTTAAACCGATTAGATTTATGCAAAGCTAAATTTCGGCATTTGCATGTAGCCGTTTTATCAATGCGCTATCTGTTGGAAAAACATGGCAAAATGCCTCAGCTGCATTTTGTCGCAGGCATTTGCTAACCGTTTGAAGCGACCCGCTATCGCTAAGTGAAGTGCCGTGTTGGCACATGTTGCAAGAGTTGTCCCCCATTGATGTTTGGTTTATTGCGCCGCACAAAAATTGAAATTCCTCAAGACATGCAGGTAGCGACGTGATCAAAGACAACAAGGGCAATGGCTTGCCGACCGCAATCTCGAAAGACGCCTTCACCATGAACCGTCGTCAGGTTCTTGGAACGGCGTTTGCGGGCCTTGCTGCCGCAGCTCTTCCGGGCGCACCGGCGATTGCGCAGTCTGCCGATAAAAAGGTGGACGTGCTTCTGATCGGTGGCGGCATCATGAGCGCCACGCTCGGCATCTGGCTGCGCGAGCTGGAGCCCAACTGGTCGATCCAGATGCTGGAGCGTCTCGATGCCGTGGCCATGGAAAGCTCCAATGGCTGGAACAATGCAGGTACCGGCCACTCTGCGCTGGCCGAACTGAACTACACGCCGGAAACCGCCAATGGCGGTATCGATATTTCCAAGGCGGTCGAAATCAACGAATCCTTCCAGATTTCGCGTCAGTTCTGGGCGTGGCAGGTGCGCAACGGCGTTCTGAAGAACCCGCGCTCGTTCATCAACCACACGCCGCATATGAGCTTCGTCTGGGGCGATGAAAACATTGCCTATCTTGAAAAGCGTTACGAGGCGCTGAAGGCGAGCCCGCTTTTTGCTGGCATGCAGTATTCCAGCGACCCGGAGCAGATCAAGAAATGGGTTCCGCTGATGATGGAAGGCCGTGATCCTTCCCAGAAGATCGGCGCGACATGGTCTCCCCTCGGCACCGACATGGAGTTCGGCGAAATCACCCGCCAGTTCGTGTCGCACCTCAAGAGCACGCCGAATTTCGATCTTCAGGTTTCGAGCGAAGTCGACGCCATCGAGCGCAATGCGGATGGTTCATGGCGCGTCAGCTACAGCAATCTTGCAAATGGAGGCTCGCACACGGTGGATGCGAAGTTCGTCTTCATCGGCGCGGGCGGCGGTGCGCTGCACCTGTTGCAGATGTCCGGCATCCCGGAAGGTGAAGACTATGCTGGTTTCCCGGTTGGCGGCTCGTTCCTCGTCAACGAAAACCCGGATGTCAGCATGCTGCATCTGGCCAAGGCATACGGCAAGGCATCGACCGGTTCTCCGCCCATGTCCGTTCCGCATCTGGACACACGGGTTATCGGCGGCAAGCGGATCGTGCTGTTCGGACCTTTCGCAACCTTCTCCACGAAGTTCCTCAAGGACGGCTCCTATTTCGACCTCTTGACCTCGACCACGATGAGCAACATCTGGCCGATGATGAAGGTGGGCATGGATGAATATCCGCTGGTCGAATATCTCGCAGGCCAGCTGATGCTCTCCGACGAAGACCGCATCGCAGCGCTTCGCGAATACTTCCCGCAGGCAAAGGCCGAAGAATGGCGCCTGTGGCAGGCCGGTCAGCGCGTGCAGATCATCAAGCGCGACGCCAACAAGGGCGGCGTCCTGAAGCTCGGCACGGAAATCGTCGCAGCAAAGGACGGCAGCATCGCCGGTCTCCTCGGCGCTTCCCCGGGTGCTTCGACTGCAGCCCCGATCATGCTCAGCGTGCTCGAGAAGGTGTTCAAGGACAAGGTCGCAACGCCGGAATGGCAAGCAAAGCTGCACCAGATCGTCCCCAGCTACGGCACCAAGCTGAATGACGACCCAGAAAAGGTTCAGCAGGAATGGGCTTACACCGCCGAACACCTGCAACTGCCAACCCCGCCGCAGATCGATATGGCTGTAATCAATGCCAGTGGCGCGGCCCCTGCCGATGCGCCAGTTAAGAAGACGCCGGATATGGCGCTATAATATACACCAGGCCGCGTTTGAACGCGCTTGCATCATCAACTAAAAAGGCACGGCTACGGCTGTGCCTTTTGGTTTCTGGGTCGATGACATTGGGTTCGTCGGCGCAGCCGTAGCGGTACGGCTTTCAACAATCCAAGCTTGAATCCGTTACCAACCAGTGGCAAAAATTGAAAATGTTTGCCGTGTAGTTCGGCAAAACGTCGGCGTTCAGCTTTGTGGACAGAATTTAGTCCAATCTTGTCACAGGAGGATCAAATGGCCAAATCTATGATCCCGTCTGTGTGGCGAACATCGTCGCCCTCATCTTTCACAAAACAATTCGAGCTCAGTGTGGAAGATCATCTCGCGGTCCGTTACGCTCGCAGGGAACCGCTGCCATTTGGCCGCTTCGCCGGTTTTGTCACGATCTGCTCACTGTTTGTCGGATTGATAATTGCACATGGATGGTGGAAAAGCGGAGACACTTGGACGGCCGTATGTATTGCTGCTGTCTCTTTGATCGCGGGCCTTCTTCTGGCGAAACTTCTCTATGGCTTCATCAGGGCACAGGTCTGGGGCTTCTGGATTGGCTTCCTCAATGCACGCGAGGCAATCAATATTCCACTCGAGATGACCATAGATGTAAAAGGCGTCCATATCCTCGTCCGTCAGCAAACATGGTTTTGCCCGTGGGAAAGCCTCGATACGGTTGAGGAAGACGCAGAGCGTTACTATTTCTGGACCTCGGGAACACAGACCCATATTTTACCCAAGCGTTTGTTCGAAGATGAGACTAAGGCTGAGAATTTCGCTGAAGCATTACGGACATGGTGGCGTCAAGAGCCGGTTTCC
This window contains:
- the mqo gene encoding malate dehydrogenase (quinone) — its product is MNRRQVLGTAFAGLAAAALPGAPAIAQSADKKVDVLLIGGGIMSATLGIWLRELEPNWSIQMLERLDAVAMESSNGWNNAGTGHSALAELNYTPETANGGIDISKAVEINESFQISRQFWAWQVRNGVLKNPRSFINHTPHMSFVWGDENIAYLEKRYEALKASPLFAGMQYSSDPEQIKKWVPLMMEGRDPSQKIGATWSPLGTDMEFGEITRQFVSHLKSTPNFDLQVSSEVDAIERNADGSWRVSYSNLANGGSHTVDAKFVFIGAGGGALHLLQMSGIPEGEDYAGFPVGGSFLVNENPDVSMLHLAKAYGKASTGSPPMSVPHLDTRVIGGKRIVLFGPFATFSTKFLKDGSYFDLLTSTTMSNIWPMMKVGMDEYPLVEYLAGQLMLSDEDRIAALREYFPQAKAEEWRLWQAGQRVQIIKRDANKGGVLKLGTEIVAAKDGSIAGLLGASPGASTAAPIMLSVLEKVFKDKVATPEWQAKLHQIVPSYGTKLNDDPEKVQQEWAYTAEHLQLPTPPQIDMAVINASGAAPADAPVKKTPDMAL
- a CDS encoding YcxB family protein; translation: MAKSMIPSVWRTSSPSSFTKQFELSVEDHLAVRYARREPLPFGRFAGFVTICSLFVGLIIAHGWWKSGDTWTAVCIAAVSLIAGLLLAKLLYGFIRAQVWGFWIGFLNAREAINIPLEMTIDVKGVHILVRQQTWFCPWESLDTVEEDAERYYFWTSGTQTHILPKRLFEDETKAENFAEALRTWWRQEPVSPPRRVGTKHLDWGQKS